A window from Candidatus Paceibacterota bacterium encodes these proteins:
- a CDS encoding phosphatase PAP2-related protein, with product MEKRTLVQEYLTHFRDKEYVTSLIIAFLLLFGSLMINISAGTFATNKASNFVNDIILSNIPVVNVDELFIYAPIIFWVILCIYCALNPKKLPFWLKSIALFTVVRSVFMSLTHIGPFPDRIDMDSFNLFKNLDFYIFSSGGDLFFSGHTGLPFLSALIFWDNFRLRVFCIISSVFFGIIVLLGHLHYSIDVLSAFFITYAIYHIALQLFPADKKRFSS from the coding sequence ATGGAAAAAAGAACTTTGGTTCAAGAATACCTGACACATTTCAGAGATAAGGAGTATGTCACTTCATTAATCATAGCTTTCTTATTACTATTTGGAAGTTTGATGATTAATATTTCTGCTGGGACTTTTGCAACAAATAAAGCTAGCAATTTCGTAAACGACATAATCCTATCAAACATTCCAGTAGTAAACGTAGACGAACTTTTTATCTACGCACCTATCATATTCTGGGTTATTCTTTGTATATACTGTGCTTTAAATCCCAAAAAACTACCTTTCTGGCTAAAAAGTATAGCTTTATTTACAGTAGTTAGATCTGTATTCATGTCACTGACACACATAGGGCCATTTCCAGATCGTATAGACATGGATTCTTTCAATCTTTTCAAAAACCTAGATTTTTACATATTTAGTTCTGGTGGAGACTTGTTTTTCTCTGGTCATACAGGTCTACCCTTCTTGAGCGCTCTCATTTTTTGGGATAATTTCCGTTTGAGGGTATTTTGCATAATCTCTTCCGTATTTTTTGGAATAATAGTTTTACTTGGTCATTTACATTACTCCATAGACGTACTTTCTGCCTTCTTCATCACCTACGCTATATATCATATTGCTTTACAACTTTTCCCAGCTGATAAAAAGAGATTTTCTTCATAG
- a CDS encoding S41 family peptidase, which yields MNMENKKLIYVLIGLPAVILAFFIGIYIGEGRNSLPSGSNPDMAEIASSNEFASFWKVWKILDEKYVTAGSTTPQTKIYGAIQGLASSYGDPYTVFFPPVESQMFKDDIKGDFGGVGMEIGLKDKQLLVVSPIKDSPAEKAGVKVGDFILSINGTSTVGMGTDQAVKLIRGPKGTEVSISFLPTGASKPITRKIVRDTIKIPTIDTSTKPGGISVISLYSFTAQSPDLFRNALREFIASGNHKLILDLRRNPGGYLDAAWDMASYFLPAGKVIVTEDFGGNNQPNVFRSKGYNVFGGKNFSMLILVDNGSASAAEILAGALKEHGVAKLVGVKTFGKGSVQELVNITSDTSLKVTIARWLTPKGHNLSHDGLEPDYKVEITEKDAAAKKDSQMEKAVQLLQALP from the coding sequence ATGAATATGGAAAATAAGAAACTTATTTATGTGCTTATTGGCTTGCCAGCAGTTATCCTCGCTTTCTTTATAGGTATCTATATCGGAGAAGGTCGCAATTCTCTTCCTTCTGGTTCAAATCCTGATATGGCCGAAATAGCTAGTTCAAATGAATTCGCTTCGTTTTGGAAAGTCTGGAAAATTCTTGATGAAAAGTATGTCACTGCCGGAAGTACTACCCCTCAGACAAAGATATACGGAGCTATTCAAGGTTTAGCATCCTCTTATGGTGATCCTTATACAGTCTTTTTTCCACCAGTGGAGTCACAGATGTTTAAAGATGATATAAAGGGTGATTTTGGTGGCGTTGGTATGGAGATTGGATTGAAAGACAAACAACTTTTGGTAGTTTCTCCTATAAAAGATAGTCCAGCAGAAAAAGCGGGTGTTAAGGTTGGTGATTTTATACTTTCTATAAACGGGACTTCTACGGTTGGTATGGGTACAGATCAAGCAGTCAAACTGATTCGTGGTCCAAAGGGTACAGAAGTAAGCATTTCATTTTTACCAACTGGTGCTTCAAAACCAATTACCAGAAAGATTGTTCGCGATACTATCAAAATTCCTACTATAGATACTAGTACAAAACCGGGTGGAATATCAGTTATCTCGCTCTATAGTTTTACTGCTCAATCTCCAGACTTATTCCGCAATGCGCTCAGGGAATTTATTGCTTCTGGCAATCACAAACTCATTTTGGATTTGAGACGTAACCCAGGTGGATATCTAGATGCAGCTTGGGATATGGCGTCATATTTTCTTCCAGCAGGGAAGGTTATAGTAACCGAAGATTTTGGAGGTAACAATCAGCCGAATGTCTTTAGAAGTAAGGGTTACAATGTATTTGGTGGTAAGAATTTCTCAATGTTGATACTTGTAGATAATGGCTCGGCTTCTGCCGCTGAGATCTTGGCTGGAGCCCTAAAGGAGCATGGTGTAGCCAAGTTGGTTGGTGTTAAAACCTTCGGTAAAGGTTCAGTACAAGAATTGGTAAATATTACCTCAGACACATCGCTGAAGGTCACCATTGCCCGTTGGCTCACTCCAAAAGGTCACAACCTATCACATGATGGCTTGGAGCCAGATTATAAGGTAGAAATCACTGAAAAGGACGCAGCCGCCAAGAAGGATAGTCAGATGGAGAAAGCTGTGCAATTATTACAAGCATTACCATAA
- the rplI gene encoding 50S ribosomal protein L9 — protein sequence MKIILLKDVAKLGRRFDTKEVSSGHALNLLIPQGLAIVATPEAVKKNDVERAKAEGERKVHADLLVKNIKDLDGVTLTIVGKANEKGHLFAGIHKEAIVAELQKQTELQIDPSFIELDQPLKTVGEHMIKVNGGGKSVTFKVVIA from the coding sequence ATGAAAATCATTTTACTGAAAGATGTCGCCAAGTTAGGAAGGAGGTTTGATACCAAAGAAGTTAGTAGTGGTCACGCTTTGAATTTACTCATTCCACAGGGCTTAGCTATCGTAGCTACTCCTGAAGCGGTCAAAAAGAATGATGTAGAGCGGGCAAAGGCAGAAGGAGAGAGAAAAGTACATGCTGATTTATTGGTTAAAAATATAAAAGATTTGGATGGTGTAACCTTGACTATTGTTGGCAAGGCAAATGAAAAAGGTCACTTATTTGCAGGTATTCACAAAGAAGCTATTGTTGCAGAATTACAAAAGCAAACAGAACTTCAGATTGACCCTTCTTTTATTGAATTAGATCAGCCGTTGAAAACTGTTGGTGAACATATGATTAAAGTTAATGGGGGAGGCAAGTCCGTTACATTTAAAGTCGTCATCGCTTAG
- the rpmA gene encoding 50S ribosomal protein L27: MAHKKAAGTTKNGRDSNPQHLGVKINHGQHITTGQIIVRQRGTTVLPGRNVGIGKDDTLFALKEGKVEFGSKRKTSFNNDIDRKKIVHVI; encoded by the coding sequence ATGGCACATAAGAAAGCAGCAGGTACAACCAAAAACGGTCGCGATTCAAATCCACAACATCTTGGGGTCAAGATTAACCATGGCCAACATATCACCACAGGACAGATCATTGTCCGCCAACGTGGTACTACAGTTCTTCCTGGTAGAAATGTAGGCATCGGCAAAGACGATACTCTCTTCGCTCTCAAAGAAGGTAAGGTTGAATTTGGTTCAAAGCGCAAGACTAGTTTCAACAACGATATCGATAGAAAAAAGATTGTCCACGTTATCTAA
- a CDS encoding nucleoside 2-deoxyribosyltransferase: MKIVLGCSMKYRDLVRDTISKLGALGLEPIFPNIDYSTDNKDDANTIEGNKKLATEHYDAINNADVVYFITPKGYMGTSCKLELGYALAKGKPIYFSEPTNDISLDCYVIKFIPVESLELFLKI, translated from the coding sequence ATGAAAATAGTATTAGGGTGTAGTATGAAATATCGAGATTTAGTCCGAGATACTATCTCAAAATTAGGAGCTCTTGGTTTAGAACCAATTTTTCCAAATATTGATTACAGTACGGATAATAAAGATGATGCTAATACTATTGAGGGAAATAAAAAGCTTGCCACAGAACATTATGACGCTATAAATAATGCAGATGTAGTTTATTTTATTACACCTAAGGGTTATATGGGGACGAGCTGTAAACTTGAGCTCGGGTATGCCCTAGCAAAAGGGAAGCCTATTTATTTTTCGGAGCCGACTAATGATATAAGTTTAGATTGTTATGTAATCAAATTTATTCCAGTTGAAAGTCTTGAACTTTTCTTGAAAATTTAG
- a CDS encoding peptidoglycan DD-metalloendopeptidase family protein, translating to MIKFHKTSLLLIVIFLISYLLPLTSTISLHAQTASDIQAKIDQRNADIANLEKEIASYQKQIDALSTQTVSLVSTIKTLELTRKKLEKNISLTQDKIASKNYEIQRLGSQITGKESNISDNQRIIAKTFSTINESGSQSLPELILSSRSVSQTIDSFEQLNILQQGLYDRIKELSQDKANLETNKKASEKAKAELVKLNNQLSDQRALVLSTSAEQTALLKETSQSEANYKKILAQKKAQEAAFQQEINSYESQLNLLIHPNLIPHTGSGVLSWPLDKITVTQYFGNTPFATANPQVYNGRGHTGIDFRASIGTPVKAALSGTIIGVGDTDIVRSCYSYGKWVMIKHANGLSTLYAHLSLQNVIKGQTVSTGDMLGYSGNTGYSTGPHLHFGVYATEGVQIKRFDNSVNCRGVVIPTADYKAYLNPLSYL from the coding sequence ATGATTAAATTCCATAAAACCTCTTTACTTCTTATTGTTATATTTCTTATCTCTTACCTCCTACCTCTTACCTCTACCATTTCTCTCCACGCCCAAACTGCCAGCGACATCCAAGCAAAGATTGACCAGAGAAATGCTGATATAGCTAACCTAGAAAAGGAGATTGCGAGCTATCAAAAACAGATTGATGCTCTTTCAACACAAACGGTTTCTCTTGTATCAACGATAAAGACCCTAGAATTAACCCGCAAAAAACTTGAAAAAAACATTTCTTTAACTCAAGATAAGATTGCTTCCAAAAATTATGAAATCCAAAGACTTGGTTCACAGATTACCGGCAAAGAAAGTAATATCAGTGACAATCAGCGCATCATAGCCAAAACTTTTTCTACTATAAATGAATCGGGGAGCCAGTCTTTACCAGAACTAATCTTGAGTAGTAGATCCGTCTCGCAGACTATAGATTCATTTGAGCAATTAAATATCTTGCAACAAGGCCTATATGATCGTATCAAAGAGCTCAGTCAAGACAAAGCCAATCTTGAGACAAATAAAAAGGCTAGCGAAAAAGCCAAGGCTGAATTAGTTAAACTTAACAATCAGCTCAGTGACCAGCGTGCTCTGGTCCTTTCTACATCCGCTGAACAGACGGCTCTATTGAAGGAAACCAGCCAATCAGAAGCCAATTACAAAAAGATTTTAGCTCAAAAAAAAGCACAAGAAGCAGCCTTTCAACAAGAGATAAATAGTTACGAATCGCAACTCAACCTCCTGATACACCCAAACCTTATCCCTCATACGGGTTCAGGTGTTCTTTCTTGGCCATTAGATAAAATCACTGTAACTCAATATTTTGGCAACACTCCTTTCGCAACAGCCAACCCCCAAGTTTACAATGGTCGCGGTCATACAGGAATAGATTTTCGTGCCTCAATAGGTACACCAGTCAAAGCCGCTCTTTCTGGAACAATAATCGGTGTAGGGGATACAGACATCGTCCGAAGTTGTTACTCTTACGGTAAATGGGTAATGATAAAACATGCCAACGGACTTTCCACTCTATACGCCCACCTTTCACTTCAAAATGTAATAAAAGGGCAGACAGTCAGTACCGGAGATATGCTAGGTTATAGTGGTAATACCGGTTACTCCACTGGACCACATTTACATTTCGGTGTCTATGCTACTGAAGGAGTCCAAATCAAACGTTTTGATAATAGTGTAAACTGCCGAGGAGTTGTCATTCCAACGGCTGATTATAAAGCCTACCTAAACCCACTTTCATATCTATAA